Proteins encoded by one window of Nocardioides euryhalodurans:
- a CDS encoding DUF5679 domain-containing protein, protein MAETWSGEFYCVKCKEKREAEGEVKVNDKGTRMAKAVCPVCGTNLNRILGKG, encoded by the coding sequence ATGGCGGAGACCTGGAGCGGCGAGTTCTACTGCGTCAAGTGCAAGGAGAAGCGCGAGGCGGAGGGCGAGGTCAAGGTCAACGACAAGGGCACCCGCATGGCGAAGGCCGTGTGCCCGGTCTGCGGCACCAACCTCAACCGCATCCTCGGCAAGGGCTGA
- a CDS encoding WhiB family transcriptional regulator, translating into MTISVLDRTDGMTDATLSNGLGGLHDAAGEVDEEQLPCRVNDPELWFAESPQDVEFAKILCTDCPVRDLCLTGAKQRREPWGVWGGELFLQGVVIPRKRPRGRPRKNQAA; encoded by the coding sequence ATGACCATCAGCGTTCTCGACCGCACTGATGGGATGACCGATGCCACCCTCAGCAACGGACTCGGCGGCCTGCACGACGCCGCCGGGGAGGTGGACGAGGAGCAGCTGCCCTGCCGGGTGAACGACCCGGAGCTGTGGTTCGCCGAGTCCCCGCAGGACGTGGAGTTCGCCAAGATCCTCTGCACGGACTGTCCCGTGCGCGACCTCTGCCTCACCGGCGCCAAGCAGCGCCGTGAGCCGTGGGGGGTCTGGGGCGGCGAGCTCTTCCTGCAGGGAGTCGTGATCCCGCGCAAGCGGCCTCGCGGCAGGCCCCGCAAGAACCAGGCAGCCTGA
- a CDS encoding enoyl-CoA hydratase/isomerase family protein, translated as MPDLTHLRLERPAEGVAVLTLDNPDQRNAMSEPMTTSWVAAVDELAADRSLRAVVVTGEGSAFCSGGDTSWIASEPDATVDELRTRMLPFYRAWLSIRRLEVPTIAAVNGAAIGAGLCLALACDLRYAAAGSRLGVPFVRLGMHPGMAGTWLLPEAIGHAHARDLLLTGRVVDADEALRLGLVSRVLAPESLLDEAVSVATTIAGNAPIPTRLTTLALRDGGHADAEAALQWEAMAQPLTLATADLQEGIAAAREKRAPRFTGR; from the coding sequence ATGCCTGACCTCACCCACCTGCGACTCGAGCGGCCCGCCGAGGGCGTCGCCGTCCTGACCCTCGACAACCCGGACCAGCGCAATGCCATGTCCGAGCCGATGACGACCTCGTGGGTCGCCGCCGTGGACGAGCTCGCGGCCGACCGTTCCCTCCGCGCCGTCGTGGTGACGGGGGAGGGGTCGGCGTTCTGCTCGGGCGGCGACACCTCCTGGATCGCCAGCGAGCCGGACGCGACCGTCGACGAGCTGCGGACGCGGATGCTGCCCTTCTACCGCGCCTGGCTCTCGATCCGCCGGCTCGAGGTGCCGACCATCGCGGCCGTCAACGGAGCCGCGATCGGAGCGGGACTGTGCCTGGCCCTGGCCTGCGACCTGCGGTACGCCGCGGCCGGATCGCGACTGGGCGTGCCGTTCGTCCGGCTGGGGATGCACCCCGGCATGGCCGGCACCTGGCTGCTGCCCGAGGCGATCGGCCACGCCCACGCGCGCGACCTGCTGCTGACCGGCAGGGTGGTCGACGCGGACGAGGCGCTGCGGCTGGGGCTGGTCTCGCGGGTGCTCGCCCCGGAGTCCCTGCTCGACGAGGCGGTCTCGGTCGCCACCACCATCGCGGGCAACGCACCTATCCCGACCCGGTTGACGACCCTGGCGCTGCGCGACGGCGGCCACGCCGACGCCGAGGCGGCGCTGCAGTGGGAGGCGATGGCGCAGCCGCTGACGCTCGCCACGGCCGACCTGCAGGAGGGGATCGCCGCCGCCCGCGAGAAGCGTGCGCCTCGCTTCACCGGTCGCTGA